Proteins encoded by one window of Leopardus geoffroyi isolate Oge1 chromosome X, O.geoffroyi_Oge1_pat1.0, whole genome shotgun sequence:
- the LOC123594451 gene encoding olfactory receptor 10A4-like, giving the protein MTQISEFILLGFGDLHGLQFLLFGVFLVIYVVTVIGNIVILTVVSADRSLHTPMYFFLGHFSFLEIGYTTTIEPMMLRTLLSAHVPISFPGCACQFYFFAALVATECFFLAVMSYDRYIAICNPLHYSSIMDYRGCLQLAGASWVAGFLAPILLMILTFQLTFCTTNEIDHFFCDLKPIMKLACTDTQVAEMTSFICTSLFALGPFMLTLASYTHIISTILRIPSTTGKQRAFSTCSSHLIVVSLYYGTLGIVYGFPSGPQYEDLLKLLSLLYTVLTPALNPIIYTLRNKDVKVALGKLVK; this is encoded by the coding sequence atgacTCAAATTTCAGAATTCATCCTTTTGGGTTTTGGGGATCTTCATGgccttcagtttcttctttttgggGTATTTCTGGTCATCTATGTGGTGACTGTCATAGGCAACATTGTAATCTTAACTGTGGTGTCAGCTGATCGCTCCCTTCACACccccatgtatttctttcttggccatttctCCTTCCTAGAGATTGGCTACACCACTACCATTGAGCCCATGATGCTGAGGACATTGTTATCAGCTCACGTGCCTATTTCCTTCCCAGGATGTGcttgccagttttatttttttgctgctCTAGTAGCCACAGAATGCTTCTTCCTGGCTGTAATGTCTTACGATCGCTACATAGCCATCTGTAACCCATTGCATTACTCCAGCATAATGGACTACCGGGGTTGCTTACAGCTAGCTGGTGCCTCTTGGGTGGCTGGATTTCTGGCACCCATCCTTCTCATGATCCTCACTTTTCAGTTAACATTCTGCACGACCAATGAGATTGACCACTTCTTCTGTGATTTGAAGCCCATCATGAAACTGGCCTGCACTGATACTCAAGTAGCTGAGATGACCTCTTTTATATGTACCTCTTTATTTGCCCTTGGCCCCTTCATGCTAACTCTAGCATCTTATACTCACATCATCTCCACCATTCTGAGGATCCCTTCTACCACAGGGAAGCAGAGGGCCTTCTCCACCTGTTCCTCCCATCTGATAGTGGTCAGTCTGTATTATGGAACACTGGGCATTGTCTATGGCTTCCCATCAGGGCCACAGTATGAAGACTTATTGAAGTTGCTTTCCCTTCTGTATACAGTGCTCACCCCTGCTCTCAACCCTATTATTTACACCCTAAGAAACAAGGATGTAAAAGTCGCTCTGGGAAAATTGGTGAAATGA